Below is a genomic region from Acidobacteriota bacterium.
AGATCCCGACCCTCGCCTCGAGCATCGATGATATCCAGGTTGTCGTCCGCGAGGTGGGGACGGTCGAGCCGGAGGTTAAAGTGGAGATCAAGTCCACCCTCTCAGGTAAGGTCGTTGACCTGCCGATTCGCGCAGGTGACGTGGTGTCCCAGGGCCAGCTCATCGCTCGCATCGAGCCAGATGTCAACCAGGCTCAGAACCTGCT
It encodes:
- a CDS encoding biotin/lipoyl-binding protein, with translation MARKKKRWLILIAVVVIAAAAVAYAARTKANANGEEEKGPEIPTLASSIDDIQVVVREVGTVEPEVKVEIKSTLSGKVVDLPIRAGDVVSQGQLIARIEPDVNQAQNLL